The sequence CGACACTAAAAGAGCCGGGGAGCTCGCAGGACCCTCCTCCCGCGCCTCGGGATCCGGCGCTCGCCCCGGGACCTCCCACTCCGCCGCCCGGGATGCCCCCCGCCGGCGTCGCTCGCACCACACCCCGCTGGCTGAGCGGCGTCCGGCCGGGGGACGACGGTGCGGCGCCGGCGCGTTCTCCCTCGACGCCCTGTACGGTCCCGGTTTTCTGGGGAAAGGACAGCCCGGGCGTCCCTCCAGCGTGGACCCTGAGCAACTCCCCATCAGAAATTTCGTCCTGGGGCTCGGATATGTAGAGCTCCCTCAGCTTTAAAGCTTCATTCTCGCCTTCGATCTACATCAGGAGATGAAACGCTGCTGTTATACGCAGCTGAGCAAAATTAATTCctgacatccattttctatatatatatatatatatcctttaTCCCATTAGGATATCAAAAAGCAGATGTTGTATTGATGCACTGAAATTGCCAGCAACACACCTGaactgcccccacccccaaaaaaaagacactgcaATATGTGAAATCTACCAAGTAGTGACcacatatattttgaaaaaaaatgtgattaaagcTTCTAAGCGTACCATAATAAACAGTAGTATCGCACACTTACATTTTAGTCCTTGTAATGTGTGTTGTAATTCATTTTTGCCTTTTCAAATCACACCCGGCTTGCCCTACCTCTTGATGAGCAACCGCAGGCGGCCGTCCGATGCGTCGACGAGGGCGCGGGCCCGCGAGAGGGCCACGCCGCCGCACGGCTCCCCGTTCAGGGACACCACCTGGTCGCCTTCCCGTACGCCGGCCCGGCGAGCCCGGCCGCCTTCGTCCACCTGCGGCGGGACAACAAGTCGCATCGCTAAACCCTCCAGAGCGCCTCTGTTCCCGGCGGCGAAGACATTACGCGGCGATGTGAAAATTGAACGTCTGCAATGCGATGCATTTGAAAGGGCAGTTATCAGAGTGAAGGATGCTTTTGTCCCACAACCCGTAAAACGGTCCATTAATCCGACAACTTCAATCGTCAGAAGCCGACTACGAGTCTTATACTACTGGAAGCGGCTGTAAAAGATGACTCGGGCAGGAAAGCGAATTAAAACATACCCTTGTAGTTGCTACACAGCTTCGTGAAATTTGCACCTTGATGAGAGtgacattatttgccttgaggatgctcgtggaaaagtgcagagaacgtcagaaggagctagaaaaagcctacgacagagtaccaagagaagaactgtggtactggatgcggAAGTCTAGTGTGTcagagaaatatgttcgaaccgtacaggatatgtatgagggcagcagaacaatggtgtgcCGTaaggtgtgacaaaagaatttgaggtggaggtgggactgcatcaagggatcagctctgagccccttcctgttcgctgtggtaatgaataggctgacagatgaggttagaccggaatccccttggacactGTTGGGTCctagcgggttggaacagctggcggaaggtgtctggtgtgttacgtgacagaagactcttcgcgaggatgaagggcaaactttataaaacggtccggattagagacagtggcactgaagagacaacaggaagcagaactggaggtaccggaaatgaagatactgaggttctctCGTTCGGACTGAGCAGGTCGGATTGGATTAGGAACGAGCcgattcgagggacagccaaagtcggatgttttggagacgggGTCCgaggagagcagacttcgacggtttggacgTTGTTCCGAGGCgcgagagtgactatattggcgGTAGGGTGCTTAGGATGAGCTGCCAGGACAACAGTGACTTGCAGTAACACCTTTTCATGCCGCTAGATGTCGCCCTTGTACTAAAGAAGGAGGCCGAGAGGTCCCATAAATAAAGTTCCGACCCGTGCCAATCGGGCATCCTGCTGTAGATGACATGACACAACCCACAAATGTTCTTTTATGAGCAATTTTATAGCGCTGATAAACCCCCTCATGTGTGCATCCAGACCCTACAAGGTATCCTTTGTGCCTTCTACCGGGACTTACCTCCAAAAAAGGAGGTGAAACACTTCTTAGTGGCACTCTCTCCAAACATTCGAGCTCAAACAATCCCCTGAAATCGACTTTATAGTCACTTCCAAGCTCCCGGCGCTTCCTGGCCGTGGCAgcgttaaaggggaaatccggtTCTTTGCATGAACAGGTCATGTAatgtgtaccctattttgacaatgtgatcttctctcatttaagtgttttgagaaggtttttatcgacaattaccaattttcaggggtgctgccatttttgcaagtcacgtgacctacctagacggatgtgacgtgttacgtgccgttccaaccgttggattacatgggacaccattattcCCAGCGTCgttttctcggatttatcctcgtctgatgaagaaaaagcagtaatcggttgatcgggaagacggaggaatacttccgtacagatttgaacctgcggctgtaattaatgttgaatattcggatggttcttcaggcggaatgatgcggagtctgactactcggaggcctacgcacgggacataagtgcgtaaacaaaggcccccgggagctccgggccggcagccgcggatggttcttcggacgggaatgacgcgaagtcggacgagcgagctccggcggtgggccgCGAGCTGAGCTTCCAGGTGGCGGACGCTGTTAGCCCAAACGCCGAAGCcaagctaaaggcctccgccacaaccgaagctcggctaaaggcctccgccatcGGCGtaggcgggccgcgagccgtgCTTCGACGGAGACGTTTAGCCGAACTTCGGTGGAGGCTTTTAGCCGAACTAAAGggtcgtcagactccgcgtcattcctgtgcggcgtccggcggagggcCGTTAgccgtcagactccgcgtcattcccgtccgaagaaccatccgaatattcaacattaattacaggcgcaggttcaaatctgtacggaagtattcctccgtcttcccgatcaaccgattactgctttttcttcatcagatgaggataaatccgagaaatcggcgctacTGCTatcaaatgagagaggatttagcatcacattgtcaaaatggcgTACATATTACATTGGATAGCTTCAGCTTCTTAGCGGCATTTGCGGGCCACTGGAGAATTTATGCACAGCTCCCGGCTGTGACGGAGTCACCGCTGAAGTCAcgccatgcgtttttttttttttttttttgaatatttgatcacaTCGAGGCCCGAGAAACACCGCTCGTCGTCCTTTCTTTGAAACCTTCGGTTCAAAAGCGAAGCTCGCTCTGCTCCGTTTGGCGGAAGTTCACGGACCGGCTCTCTCGGACGggacgcccctgaaaattcggaattgtcgataaaaatcttctcaaaacacgatgaAACGAGAGAGGATTCGCcatcactttgtcaaaatagaggaTTGGacacactgttcatgcaaagcactggatttcccctttaagcaatTCAATGTCAAAATTCAGGCGAAATCGGCCTCCAGTTTATCTTTTTAAATAGGCACCGGCGAGCGGTCGTAATTTGGCGTTTTGCTGATTTCCAAGCGCGTCACCAGACGGCGGGTCTGCGCATCTGCGCAACAAACGGCAATCCTTTGCCTCGTTCGCCAGCGACGACTCGGTTTCTgttgctttaaaaacaaaaagtgacctCATCAATTTTGTACACAGGTCAGAAGAGagaggggggtgagggggggggggtaaaaaacaCACGTTCCCTTATATGGACAGAACATTTCACGGTGGATCCACCGAGGGCCCTGCCACTGTCATGCCTTGCGTGCGCGTTACGTTGTCAGAAGTGTTGCGGAGTCAGGAATGTAGAGTGGAAGTTGATGAGAGACACGTGCTGCCGACTTTATTTACCTTCCAAGTACAGCAGGCCCGTTGTTTTGCTACGAAATTCATGGATGCACACTTGAatcttacacccccccccaccccccccaccgcaTAACACGCATACCTTTCGCCCTGCAGCTTTTCGTTTGAAAATCTTTCATCACACGCTCGGCCTTGACCATATAAGGGGGTTGAAGAAGGACCCGACTCTCCCACGACGTCGCGTTCTACTTTGCAGAAAAATGATTCGTTTCTCCTAAtagatgcaaaacaaaaatatgaagcgTTACCTGGGAAACCAGCAGGGGTGCGTCGCTGTCCCCTCGGCCCTCTTCCAGGGTGAACCCCCAGGGCGCGCCACCTTGCAAAGTGACGCAGATGTGATCCCCGGTTTTCATGCTCTGCGGCGCCGACGGCTGCTCGTCCGGACCACTGCCGGAGTGGGTCACGGAACAATCGGACtgttggggtgtgtgtgtgggggggggagttcaGAAAAACAGAACAACACACCCACCGGACCCACTCCCTACTCCCTCCATCCTCTCCTCCAGCTTCCGAGCAGAGTCCGGCCCGCGGGGGTGACGTCAAAGCTCAAAGGGGGGGTAGAGAAAGGGGTGAGCTGTTATGGGGGACCGACATGCAGACACTACttagaaagaaagagaaaaagaaagggagagagagagagagagagaaaatcgtTCCCCACCTTGTGTTAAATCAGGGCGTCTCGAACCCAATTTCGGGTTTAGAGTCCGGGCCGCAGCCTCAGCTCACATGTATgcaatttcaatgaaaaacattttttaaaaaatcacatcttttcaaatgtctttttattttatttttttttaaagggtgacACTAATATTAAACTTTCATGGTAAAAATGTATTGGCATGCAGCTCGCGGGCCGCTAGTTTGAGACCCACTTTTTCAGAttatatattaaataataataataaatatgtaCACTATAAACTAGCAGAGACAGCCCGAGcaagaacattttgaaatggtCATTTTATTCAGGAACATTAAAATAttcttaacgggacaagctgaaaggaaaagaagaagaagaagaagaagaagcgagcTAGCTAGCCTGATAAACGgaaacataataaataaataaatatatatatatatatcaataaaaatcaatattATTCAAACTATATATTAGTACTACATTGCTCTCAGCATCCAAATagaaaacattaaatataacattttaaatggggTAATGTTTACATTCAATACGCAtcgattaaaaaaacatattaaatATCATATTTTTGAAATGGGTTAATGTTTAcattacataaaaacaaacataaaatttaTATTATTCAAACTATATATTGTTACTACATTGCACTCAGCTTGCAAAATtagccaaaaatatatattttaatgaaaaaaattatatatcacatttttaaatgggTTAATGTTTACATTCGCGACGTGTCGTGTTTAACCCAAGCAAGCACGTTTTGAAATGGTCATTTTATTCAGGAATATTAAAATATtctaaacgggacaagccaaaaggaaatgaagaagaagaagctagctagctagcatgataaaaacaaatataaaatctATATTATTCAACCTATATATTATTACTACATTGCACTCGGCTTGCAAAATtagccaaaaatatatattttaatgaaaaaaattatatatcacatttttaaatgggTTAATGTTTACATTCGCGACGTGTCGTGTTTAACCCAAGCAAGCACGTTTTGAAATGGTCATTTCATTCAGGAATATTAAAATATtctaaacgggacaagccaaaaggaaatgaagaagaagaagctagctagctagcgtgataaaaacaaatataaaatctATATTATTCAAACTATATATTATTACTACATTGCACTCAGCTTGCAAAATTAGCcaaagatatatattttaatgaaaaaaaaattaaacatcacattttttaaatgggttAATGATTACATTCGCGACGTGTCGTGTTTAACCGAAGCAAGCATGTTTTGAAATGGTCATTGAATTCAGGAATATTAAAATAttcttaacgggacaagccgaaaggaaatgaagaagaagaagctagcatgataaaaacaaatataaaatctATATTATTCAAACTATATATTATTACTACATTGCACTCAGCTTGCAAAATtagccaaaaatatatattttaatgaaaaaaaattaaacatcacatttttaaatgggTTAATGATTACATTCGCGACATGTCGTGTTTAACCGAAGCAAGCATGTTTTGAAATGGTCATTGAATTCAGGAATATTAAAATAttcttaacgggacaagccgaaaggaaatgaagaagaagaagctagcatgataaaaacaaatataaaatctATATTATTCAAACTATATATTATTACTACATTGCACTCAGCTTGCAAAATtagccaaaaatatatattttaatgaaaaaaaattaaacatcacattttttaaatgggttAATGTTACATTCGCGACGTGTCGTGTTTAACCGAAGCAAGCATGTTTTGAAATGGTCATTTTATTCAGGAATATTAAAATATtctaaacgggacaagccaaaaggaaatgaagaagaagaagctagctagctagcatgaTAAAAACAACTATATATTATTACTACATTGCTCTCAGCTTGCAAAATtagccaaaaatatttttttcatacatacaaATAAAGTGAATATCACATGTAAAATGGGTTGTTTACATTCGCTACGTGTCGTGTTTATGCGgatgacgtcacatgcacgggCGCGATCGGTGCATTTGCGCATGCGTACTTTTACTCGTTGCCTTGTCAAGTTAGCGGAAACCAACCGAGTGTCTGAAAAGCccgggagttttttttttttttctagctcaCTCCTTTTTTTGAAACAATATAAATACGTATGcatgttgtttttggttttcgTCTTTTTATTCGCTACATAcatcttttattctttttctgcGATGTTGTATGGCTCGCAAGGCTTACTTCCGGTAGGACTTTGAAAGCGGAAGCGACTCTCGGTTCCGCCGGGTTCCGCCCTCTGCTGACGTCACAGAGTCCGCCCGGTGCTTTTGGAGTTTGACGTGGCACTCGGCATTCCGCGAACCCACCAGACGAGGCCGATTCGAGCCCCGCTGCACAGGTAAAgcacaaaacaacatttaacaCGCGTGGACAGCATCTATTTACATCACCTTCGTTTATTAGCACGCGCGACCGAGTCTGTTCGCGTGACGAGTTTTTAAACATCAAACTTGACACTTGGAAGAGGCTAAGCTAGCAGGATGATGCCCTCTGTGggaatcattattattattattattccatttaaatgtcattggactcgaataaaaataatgttatcGGACTGgaatataaaagcatatttgtCGTCATTTGTGAAACCCCGGGAAAAATTTGGAGCAGTCCTATCAGTTTGACGtggcaagtattttttttttcctcccctttttataaaatacatttttcacgccTTTTGCTTTTGGTTTCCTGTTTggctgagttttttttcaaataaataaacatgatttcaaatcatacaTGCATTAAATTGAACAGAGTATAACGGgattagcattaaaaaaataaaaataaacagtgcTGAAATAACGGTGTAATAAGGGGGGGGGCTGAAAACTATAAACATAGATAAAagctaacaggaaaaaaaataattaacaacCTTTATCCAAACCGGAAACTCTTTGTTAGTTCTCatgggtgtgtatatatatatatatatatatatatatatatatatatatttaaaatgaaatgaataaactaAAATACTCCAGGCTGTTTGCTAATCGCTCATTGGTGCCCCCTAGTGGCAGTGCGTAGTTTGTTTTTGCCTTCGGTTTCTTGCTGTTGTCTTTCTATTTAGCTCCTCTCATAGATAATAAAAGAGCAGATACGCCCGCTTTATCTCCCGATGAACAACCTCAAAGGTCCATTTTGCACACGGCTGCACGTGTAAAGTATCGGATGTCGTTTGAATCCCTTCGACACGGGTCGCCGGTGCAAAAAGACGctagtttagcttttttttttctttttttttttcgaaccaAAAGAAATATGAAATGCAAACTTTTGCTTCCTCGCAGACTGTCGGAGGCCAGTTCTTGGCATGAGAAGAGCGTCCAAATGAGTCAGCAGGGTTACGTTGCCACGCCGCCGTACTCCCAGGCGCAGCAGGGGCTGGGGGGCTACCAAGGCGGATTCGGACCCGGTCCTGCGCAGCCCCACTACGGACACTACGGGGCGGGACCGCAGGCCTACGGGGGTCCTCCCGCGGGTGAGCGGACGTCACGCAGAGCAGACTGTTGCGTGCTCCCTGATTCATATTCCTCTTATgttactgtttttgtttttattttcattttttttatgtgcaagtGTGGACAATATTTTGTATCTGTGTGCTTAGCTGCAATGAAGTCGCCGGTGTCCTCGGCTCCCGGCATGCCTCCGCCTCCCGTGTCGGGTCCTTACAATCCAAACAGCCAGCAGAACGGGGCTCATCCACAAAGGTCTGCGGACTTCCCTGCGAGGAAATTCGAACacttcagttttattttatttttttttttgttccaggtATCCACCGTCTAGTTTCGGACAAGCCCCGCAGCCGTCGTACAACAGCATGGCCTCTCCGGCCCCGCCTCCACCGATGCCGCCCACCAATCAGATGAGCGCCATGAATTTGGGCAACTACGGTAAGTCGTCAAGAACACGTCGACCTTGCGCGGGGAACCAACGGGGTGCCGCTGGCTTGTTCCAGGACCAGTTCAGAACCCCCCGTCCGCGACAAGTCCCGTGGCCCAGCAGCCTTACCGGGCAGCCCCGCCTCCGGCCGGCACGCAGATGGCCCCGCCGGCCGGCACGCAGATGGCCCCGCCGGCCGGCACGCAGATGGCCCCGCCGGCCAGCACGCAGATGGCCCCGCCGGCCAGCACGTCCATGCGCCAACCCTTCCCTGGACAGACTCTTCCTACAGGGCCCGGAGGGTTCCATCAGCCTGGTCCTGGGCCTCTGGGTCCGCCAGGATACCCGCAACAAGCAGGTACCTGAACGGTGACCCTTTTGATTAGTGACGAAAATATCTTCAAAGTCAAAACTGCGTCACTATTTATGAACAGGTCAGTTTATGGGAGGCCACATGGCAGGACCCCAGCCAGGGGGCTTCCCTGCAGGATTGGGACCACAAGCCggccccccccagaaaaaactGGATCTGGACTCCATCCCCAGCATCGTGAGTGGACGCCCGCGCGGCATCCGTGCCGCTGCGAATGGGTCAATCGATCCATTACCTTGTATGATTCCAGACCCAAGTCATCGAGGACGACCAAGCCAGACACGGTGGCCAAGTCTTCAGCACCAACATCAGAGGACAAGTTCCACCTCTGGTCACCACCAACTTCACAGTCCAAGACCAAGGTAATGCCCCACTTCTCTCCGTCCTTGAATCATCTCGATCCTTCTCGTGCTGTTCTGACCCTTTCGTAGGCCACGCCAGTCCCAGGTTCATCCGTTGCACCACCTACTCCTTGCCGTGCACCGCCGACCTGGCCAAACAGTGCCAGGTGCCCCTAGCGTGCATCATCAAACCGTTTGCCCGTTTGCCGAAGAATGAGGTAGGTTCCGTAACGGCTGACAAACGCAACGAGTTTGCTTgtaattttagtgaaaaaaaatccaatccatcaggtcaaaggtcagatttgcagcaaataatcaattgctcacttcagtctggcgagtttcgccaaaaacagagcactggatgatTCCACGTGAGCAAGCTACAGACTCCTCTCAATCGggttccgaactcatcacagtacagaatctgctcttatcaaagtgctaaatgatataaggttgaatactgactcaggaaaggggtcaattttggtctcagcACGGTTTTCGAtgcggtagatcacaatataccgCTAAACAGCTTGGAAAGGTGGGTAGGACTACATGGAACGGTTCTCAAATGggttaggtcctacctggaggaaaggagctactttgtgaccattggaggcgcttggtctcagcgaatggcaatcacctatggggtccctcaagggtcagttcttggacctctcctgttcagcctgtatatgctacccttgggtcaaattcttccaaactttaattttgacgacCATAGCTGTGCAGATGACTGTAGGCTGTAGGAATCGGAGCGCTCCGTCGTTTCTTCGGTGGTAACTTGAAGTCTGCGTTGAGAAAAGTTAGCCTTGAGAGGAGAAATTTTACAAACCTGACACTACAACGCTAAAATCATTGATCAAGGTCTTCGCTATTTCCTTAGTCTCGTGTAATCTACTTTGTGACCCATGACCTATGGGGTTCCtgaagggtcagttcttggacctctcccgTTCAGGCTGTgcatgctacccttgggtcaaattcttcaaaactttaattatgactaccatagctatgcagatcaaagaccaagtccgcAACCTTGGTGTgttatggtcttctgactggggtGTCAGACTGGCAGCtcgtgttctgaccaaaacaaagcggtcagagcacataactccaatcctaaagtccttgtaCTGGCTTccggtcagctttagaatagattttaaagttctgctactggtctataaacgAATACATGagagaaatgcttacggaatccCAACCCAGTGGAGCTCTGAGAaggactgactcaggtcaaatagtggagcacagagtgtATGAAatgctacacaaataaattagcttAGCTTTGCTTCCGCGCATATCGACGCATATTTGTGGTTGACCCCGTCCCAAATTCCCATTTTGGATGTTGTGCGGTCAGACGCCGTTGTACCTGGTGAACCACGGCGAAAGCGGCCCCATCCGCTGCAACCGATGCAAGGCCTACATGTGTCCCTACATGCAGTTCCTCGACGGCGGCCGCCGCTACCAGTGCGCGTTCTGCAACTGCGTCAACGAAGGTGTCGCTCTTAAAAAGAAACCGAACAGTGGCGGGTGATGTTTTGGCGCATTCAAAGCAACTTCGTCGCCCTCTCCAGTGCCCGTCTTCTACTTCCAACATTTGGATCACATGGGCCGCCGGGTGGACTTCTACGAGCGGCCGGAGCTGTCGCTGGGGTCCTACGAGATGGTCGCCACGCTGGACTACTGCAAGGTATTTGAAGCCGCGGCACTGAAACGCGGAGCGGCCGCGCTTGACCCCCGCCCTCGCGTCCTCTGCAGAACAACAAGCCTCCTAATCCGCCCGCCTACATCTTCATGATCGACGTGTCCTACAACAACATCAAGAGCGGCCTGGTCAGGCTCATATGCGACGAGCTGAAGACGCTCCTGGATAAGTTACCCGGGTAAAAACCGGATGCTGACTCAGCCAAATCGAGAACCGATCCATAATCGAATCATTTTCGAGCTAGTTTGATCATTTTGAGGCCTTGCTTAACTTAAAGTTGTCCAAATCCTCGACACGTCTGCCTGGTTATACGTTACACCCCTAACTTTTTAATTGGATAATGCTAAAATGTACTTGCTTCACTCGCCAGGGAGGAGGGGGCCGAGAGCTCGGCCGTCAAGGTGGGCTTCGCCACCTACAACAAGACGCTCCACTTCTACAACGTCAAGAGCTCCCTGTCGCAGCCGCAGATGATGGTGGTGTCCGACGTGGCCGAGATGTACGTGCCGCTTCCCGACGGCTTCCTCGTCGACTTCCGGGAGTCCAGGGGGCTCGTCTGCAAGTAAGAGAGACCCCGCCCTCAAAAGGTGGAAGCGCATTTGAATTAATACCGTGCAGGATTTATAGAAAATTCTTCGAAATGAATCTCAGAGTACAGTGGACTACCCCAAccttatgatttttttcccccaattttccttttgtgatttttttttttttttaatcccaattttttaaaaattgattttatgtttttattccccccatttttctttttagggggCAAGTGTGCTTATTCAATTCTTCGTCAATGCAGTTGGGCATCAAGTTCCATGATTCAATTTTTTATCGTTTTGCGTGCCTCACAGCCTCCTGAACCAGATCCCCGACATGTTCACTGACACCAACGAGAGTGAAACGGTTTTTGCTCCGGTCATCCAGGCTGCTGTGGAGGCGTTCAAGGTCGGTTGTCGACAGCAGGAAATTCCATAGGGACGTCGTAGACCGTCACACCGACAGGGGGCGGGTTTGGTCCTCTCGTCCCACCAGGAAGCGGAATGCAGCGGCAAGCTCTTCATCTTCCACTCGTCCATGCCCACCGCCGAAGCTCCCGGCAAGCTAAAGAACAGGGACGACAAAAAGCTGGTGAACACGGACAAAGAGAAGACCCTGTTCCAGCCCGTCAAGGCCACTTACGAGCAGCTCTCCAAGGACTGCGTGGCTCAGGGCTGCAGCGTGACGCTGTTCCTGTTCCCCAACCAGTACGTGGACGTGGCCACCTTGGCCGACGTGCCGTCGCACACCGGCGGCTCCGTCTTCAAGTACAACAACTTCCAGGTGAGGCTCCAGACCGGCTTCCGGCGAGCCTGCCGGTTCCGCTAACGTTGCGGCGGTGTCGCAGGTGGACACGGACGGGGAGCACTTCCTGCGAGACCTGAGGAAGGAAGTCCAGAAGAGCATCGGCTTTGACGCCATTATGCGTGTTCGTACCAGTACAGgtgagatttatttttaatatttctgcGCAAGACATAATTAAGTCTCGTTTTAACCTGAAAggttcaagtaaaaaaaaaaaaatcatgaaagtctTTACTTGAGTTACATAAGTCATAGTCTCATCTTGGTCACGCATTCCAACACACTGATACTACACTACATGCAagaattgcattttttgttgtacTAGTTTTAACTAATACTAAAAGGTTATGATTGAGTGCtacttttcttttgtaaaaCATGAAAACCGCTTGTAGTTTTTGGGTTCTGGACCACCCCCGCAGTAGGTGAAATCTGTAAAGCAGAGGTGTCGAACTCCTTTTCGGCGCGGACCACATCttagttccagtttccctcagagggcagttatgactgtgaagccatcaaaaaatgaaatcttgaAATCGCCTTGAACTTACACGCAAAATTTCTGAAAtagctttggaatcagaacacAGCGCTAATGtgtttggttacacaaaaatgcaaatgtaatcatttatgatgtatgacgAAGAAATTTAGAACAGattgtcacaaaaatcatggaagttgatttgccaccacgggccacgtaaaatcacatggcggcccagatctggcccccgggcctcgagtttgccACCTCTGCTATAAAGTATCACCACAtaatttttggactttttatagattttttttaatcttctccACACTcctaacacatttttaaaaaatgtttaaggcTTCCGAGCCACCGACTTCTTCGGCGCCATCCACATGAACACCACCACCGACGTGGAGATGGCAGCGGTGGACTGCGACAAAGCGGTGACGGTCGAGTTGAAGCACGACGACGCGCTCAGCGAGGAGACGGGCGCGTTCATCCAGGTGCGTGCCCCCTGACCCTTCGACGCCTCCGACCCCCGTTCCCCGGGCCAAACCAACCGGACCGGCTCTCCCCCAGTGCGCCTTGCTGTACACCACAGTCGGCGGGCAGCGGCGTCTGCGAGTCTTCAACCTCGGCCTCAACTGCAGCTCGCACTTGTCCGAGCTCTACAAGAGCTGCGAGACCGACTCGCTAGTCAACTTCTTTG comes from Syngnathoides biaculeatus isolate LvHL_M chromosome 21, ASM1980259v1, whole genome shotgun sequence and encodes:
- the sec24d gene encoding protein transport protein Sec24D isoform X1, with product MSQQGYVATPPYSQAQQGLGGYQGGFGPGPAQPHYGHYGAGPQAYGGPPAAAMKSPVSSAPGMPPPPVSGPYNPNSQQNGAHPQRYPPSSFGQAPQPSYNSMASPAPPPPMPPTNQMSAMNLGNYGPVQNPPSATSPVAQQPYRAAPPPAGTQMAPPAGTQMAPPAGTQMAPPASTQMAPPASTSMRQPFPGQTLPTGPGGFHQPGPGPLGPPGYPQQAGQFMGGHMAGPQPGGFPAGLGPQAGPPQKKLDLDSIPSITQVIEDDQARHGGQVFSTNIRGQVPPLVTTNFTVQDQGHASPRFIRCTTYSLPCTADLAKQCQVPLACIIKPFARLPKNETPLYLVNHGESGPIRCNRCKAYMCPYMQFLDGGRRYQCAFCNCVNEVPVFYFQHLDHMGRRVDFYERPELSLGSYEMVATLDYCKNNKPPNPPAYIFMIDVSYNNIKSGLVRLICDELKTLLDKLPGEEGAESSAVKVGFATYNKTLHFYNVKSSLSQPQMMVVSDVAEMYVPLPDGFLVDFRESRGLVCNLLNQIPDMFTDTNESETVFAPVIQAAVEAFKEAECSGKLFIFHSSMPTAEAPGKLKNRDDKKLVNTDKEKTLFQPVKATYEQLSKDCVAQGCSVTLFLFPNQYVDVATLADVPSHTGGSVFKYNNFQVDTDGEHFLRDLRKEVQKSIGFDAIMRVRTSTGFRATDFFGAIHMNTTTDVEMAAVDCDKAVTVELKHDDALSEETGAFIQCALLYTTVGGQRRLRVFNLGLNCSSHLSELYKSCETDSLVNFFAKSAYRAILNQPLKNVRDILVNQTAHMLACYRKNCASGSVASQLILPDAMKVFPVYMNSLMKTAPLTGSTELSTDERAHQRLAVMTMSAEDTQLLLYPRLIPLHNIDVGSEAPPTPVRCSEERLADGGVFLLENGHALFLWLGQASPPDVVQSLFNVPSLAHLQPHACALPELDNALSRKVRSIVNDLLEKRPRSMKLHIVRQKDKPEMMFRQFLVEDKGLHGGNSYMDFLCSVHREIRQLLT
- the sec24d gene encoding protein transport protein Sec24D isoform X2, encoding MSQQGYVATPPYSQAQQGLGGYQGGFGPGPAQPHYGHYGAGPQAYGGPPAAAMKSPVSSAPGMPPPPVSGPYNPNSQQNGAHPQRYPPSSFGQAPQPSYNSMASPAPPPPMPPTNQMSAMNLGNYGPVQNPPSATSPVAQQPYRAAPPPAGTQMAPPASTQMAPPASTSMRQPFPGQTLPTGPGGFHQPGPGPLGPPGYPQQAGQFMGGHMAGPQPGGFPAGLGPQAGPPQKKLDLDSIPSITQVIEDDQARHGGQVFSTNIRGQVPPLVTTNFTVQDQGHASPRFIRCTTYSLPCTADLAKQCQVPLACIIKPFARLPKNETPLYLVNHGESGPIRCNRCKAYMCPYMQFLDGGRRYQCAFCNCVNEVPVFYFQHLDHMGRRVDFYERPELSLGSYEMVATLDYCKNNKPPNPPAYIFMIDVSYNNIKSGLVRLICDELKTLLDKLPGEEGAESSAVKVGFATYNKTLHFYNVKSSLSQPQMMVVSDVAEMYVPLPDGFLVDFRESRGLVCNLLNQIPDMFTDTNESETVFAPVIQAAVEAFKEAECSGKLFIFHSSMPTAEAPGKLKNRDDKKLVNTDKEKTLFQPVKATYEQLSKDCVAQGCSVTLFLFPNQYVDVATLADVPSHTGGSVFKYNNFQVDTDGEHFLRDLRKEVQKSIGFDAIMRVRTSTGFRATDFFGAIHMNTTTDVEMAAVDCDKAVTVELKHDDALSEETGAFIQCALLYTTVGGQRRLRVFNLGLNCSSHLSELYKSCETDSLVNFFAKSAYRAILNQPLKNVRDILVNQTAHMLACYRKNCASGSVASQLILPDAMKVFPVYMNSLMKTAPLTGSTELSTDERAHQRLAVMTMSAEDTQLLLYPRLIPLHNIDVGSEAPPTPVRCSEERLADGGVFLLENGHALFLWLGQASPPDVVQSLFNVPSLAHLQPHACALPELDNALSRKVRSIVNDLLEKRPRSMKLHIVRQKDKPEMMFRQFLVEDKGLHGGNSYMDFLCSVHREIRQLLT